A single window of Myxocyprinus asiaticus isolate MX2 ecotype Aquarium Trade chromosome 34, UBuf_Myxa_2, whole genome shotgun sequence DNA harbors:
- the LOC127425635 gene encoding NAD(P)H-hydrate epimerase-like → MLGVRALFGIGLLVTTRGGSVLTRTGACTRISSNSKELVHRQACTMANTIKYLGQEEAQRIDEELFNEYSFSVDQLMELAGLSCATAVSKGYPLESLLKSKPRVLVVCGPGNNGGDGLVCARHLKLFGYEPSVLYPKRPNKQLFQNLTTQCEKMDIPLLTEMPEADLIDEAYNLVVDAIFGFSFKGAVREPFGEILSQLKKITVPIASVDIPSGWDVENGCPDGIQPDMLISLTAPKKAANHFKGRYHFLGGRFVPPALEQKYQLYLPKYPGTDCVYQLN, encoded by the exons ATGTTGGGTGTACGAGCCCTGTTTGGAATCGGTCTTCTTGTGACAACACGAGGAGGCTCTGTCCTGACTCGCACAGGAGCATGTACACGTATTTCCAGTAACAGTAAAGAGCTCGTTCACAGGCAGGCTTGCACTATGGCCAATACAATCAAGTATCTAGG GCAAGAAGAAGCCCAGCGCATTGATGAGGAATTGTTTAATGAATACAGCTTCAGTGTGGATCAGTTAATGGAGCTGGCTGGGCTTAGCTGTGCCACAGCTGTATCAAAG GGCTATccacttgagtcgctgctgaagAGCAAACCCAGAGTGCTGGTGGTCTGTGGGCCAGGAAATAATGGAGGAGATGGGTTGGTTTGTGCAAGACATCTCAAACTGTTT GGGTATGAACCTTCTGTATTGTACCCAAAGCGCCCCAACAAACAGCTGTTCCAGAATCTCACCACCCAGTGTGAGAAGATGGATATACCCTTACTGACAGAGATGCCTGAG GCTGATTTGATTGATGAAGCCTATAACTTGGTGGTGGACGCCATTTTTGGATTCAGTTTTAAGGGGGCCGTGCGAGAGCCATTCGGAGAGATCCTGTCCCAACTAAAGAAAATTACTGTGCCCATTGCTAGCGTCGACATACCCTCAG GCTGGGATGTGGAGAACGGCTGTCCTGATGGGATTCAGCCAGACATGCTCATCTCTCTCACTGCCCCTAAGAAAGCAGCCAATCACTTTAAAGGACGCTACCACTTCCTGGGAGGCCGATTCGTTCCTCCTGCGCTTGAACAGAAGTACCAGCTCTATCTGCCTAAGTACCCAGGCACAGACTGTGTGTATCAACTAAACTGA